A genomic region of Kribbella sp. NBC_00382 contains the following coding sequences:
- a CDS encoding glycosyltransferase family 4 protein, with translation MNIIADDTHVPSKPNRRLVIVVRADPVICGHSGEARCLAEVALTRGFDDVRIVTWPLDALEAAGLPLKPLDGVLPYSPGITVERPDPVGDYRVPDGRYLAGLIGRLVELFSDGVPTVAMSLYLSPHAIAVQEAVQVARSMGPAQVITVAEAVGSDITNVVRECVNTGRFGAAAHILSVYLAADHCVAVSEYTKELIVASAATLDGMHGTTFAQRCRERIGISYPAVDSWSYLSLTDDKIAETLTRRGLSRDGYVLFLSRIASAKGIDDLIDAYAGSRSAERVRLVLAGRGPQEAEVLARVAAAGLGDRVRVLTDVDDAEKPALMAGSAAFVLPTREQPEFVETFGIALVEKALAGGGPIITCATGGVPEAVGDTALLVPQRDSATLRTVLDGVVCDWTPEQRTAAELRARAYALQFDRAQVFDRLFARANPPAVHVA, from the coding sequence ATGAACATCATCGCCGACGACACACACGTCCCGTCCAAACCCAACCGCCGCCTGGTCATCGTTGTTCGCGCCGACCCGGTGATCTGTGGGCACTCTGGTGAGGCCCGATGCCTCGCGGAGGTGGCGCTCACCCGCGGCTTCGACGACGTACGGATCGTCACCTGGCCGCTCGACGCGCTGGAGGCGGCCGGGCTGCCACTGAAACCACTCGACGGCGTACTGCCGTACAGCCCCGGTATCACCGTGGAGCGGCCCGACCCCGTCGGCGACTACCGGGTTCCGGACGGCCGGTACCTGGCCGGCCTGATCGGGCGGTTGGTCGAACTGTTCAGCGACGGCGTGCCGACGGTCGCGATGTCCCTGTACCTGAGCCCCCACGCGATCGCCGTACAAGAGGCCGTCCAGGTGGCCCGCAGCATGGGGCCTGCGCAGGTCATCACGGTGGCTGAGGCGGTGGGCTCCGACATCACCAACGTCGTGCGCGAATGCGTGAACACCGGCCGATTCGGGGCGGCCGCGCACATCCTGTCGGTCTACCTGGCGGCTGATCACTGCGTAGCGGTGTCGGAGTACACCAAGGAACTGATCGTTGCCTCGGCGGCGACCCTCGACGGCATGCATGGCACGACGTTCGCGCAGCGATGCCGTGAGCGGATCGGCATCTCCTACCCCGCAGTCGACTCCTGGTCCTACCTGTCGCTCACCGACGACAAGATCGCCGAAACTCTGACCCGACGCGGCCTTTCGCGGGACGGGTATGTGCTGTTCCTGTCCCGGATCGCCTCGGCGAAGGGGATCGATGACCTGATCGACGCGTACGCCGGATCGCGCTCAGCCGAGCGGGTGCGCCTGGTACTGGCCGGGCGCGGCCCGCAGGAAGCCGAGGTACTGGCGCGGGTGGCAGCAGCGGGTCTGGGTGACCGGGTCCGGGTGCTGACCGACGTGGACGACGCGGAGAAGCCGGCGCTGATGGCCGGGAGCGCGGCGTTCGTACTGCCGACCCGCGAGCAGCCGGAGTTCGTCGAGACGTTCGGGATCGCCCTGGTCGAGAAGGCTCTCGCCGGCGGCGGGCCGATCATCACCTGCGCGACCGGCGGCGTACCCGAGGCCGTCGGTGATACGGCGCTGCTAGTGCCCCAGCGTGACTCCGCCACGCTGCGGACCGTGCTTGACGGGGTTGTGTGCGACTGGACCCCCGAGCAGCGGACGGCAGCCGAGCTGCGCGCCCGGGCGTACGCGTTGCAGTTCGACCGCGCCCAGGTCTTCGATCGTCTCTTCGCCCGCGCCAACCCTCCCGCCGTCCACGTCGCCTGA
- a CDS encoding metallophosphoesterase family protein, with protein sequence MPLQRIALISDVHGNLSALEAVLADIEGRGIERVFNLGDYVGKGPRGSAVVDLCRERCEVNILGNWDDFLPDPDREYDSEGLRWWKNELREDQHSWLRALPFSHDFVLSGRQIRLFHASATSVHRRVRFDHDEQEFVGMFQNTEATGDGPIPTVVGYGDTHDAFYEVDLQRRTLFNTGSVGNSMSDPTPVYVILEGIPDSPDDAPFSIQFVRVPYDVQAELEVARSLAMPELNGYEAEILHGVYRGDLYSNTTPTYHRRPSPAVQPA encoded by the coding sequence ATGCCCTTACAGCGGATCGCTCTCATCTCGGATGTGCACGGAAATCTGTCGGCGCTGGAGGCGGTGCTCGCCGATATCGAGGGACGCGGGATCGAGCGGGTGTTCAATCTCGGCGACTACGTCGGCAAGGGCCCGCGGGGGAGTGCGGTGGTCGACCTGTGCCGGGAGCGGTGCGAGGTCAACATCCTCGGCAACTGGGACGACTTCTTGCCGGACCCGGACCGGGAGTACGACAGCGAAGGCCTGCGCTGGTGGAAGAACGAACTCCGCGAAGACCAGCACAGCTGGCTGCGAGCCCTCCCCTTCAGCCACGACTTCGTCCTCAGCGGCCGCCAGATCCGCCTCTTCCACGCATCGGCGACGAGCGTCCACCGCCGCGTCCGCTTCGACCACGACGAGCAAGAGTTCGTCGGCATGTTCCAGAACACCGAGGCGACCGGCGACGGCCCGATCCCGACGGTGGTCGGCTACGGCGACACCCACGACGCCTTCTACGAGGTCGACCTGCAACGCCGAACCCTCTTCAACACCGGCAGCGTCGGCAACAGCATGTCCGACCCCACCCCCGTCTACGTCATCCTCGAAGGCATCCCGGACTCCCCCGACGACGCCCCTTTCTCCATCCAGTTCGTCCGAGTCCCGTACGACGTCCAAGCCGAACTGGAAGTAGCCCGCTCCCTGGCCATGCCTGAACTCAACGGCTACGAAGCCGAAATCCTCCACGGCGTCTACCGCGGCGACCTCTACTCCAACACCACTCCCACCTACCACCGCCGTCCTTCCCCAGCGGTCCAACCCGCGTAG